TCTACCTTTAGTTTTTCATCTTCCGATTTTAACTTTCCATATTTCTCCGAAAACTCACCTCCAGATAATGCAACTTTTTCCTCAAGCAATGAAATTTGGGATTTTAACCAACTTATTCTTGTTTCGTTTTGGGCTCTATCTTGCTTTAACATTAATAAATTTTTTGAAAGATCTTCTTTTTTTTGATTCAGATCGTCTATTTTATTTACATAGAGACTATTATCTTTTTCTTTATCGAGCTTTCTTGAATATGTAACCAAATCAGATTTTAGCCGTTTTATAATGTCTATCCCTAATAAGGCTTCGATTGAATCAACCATATAGAGTCGGTCAATAGATCGTTCACCGGAAAGTTTCCGAATCTTTTCTCCGTCAAAAAAGAAGGTTTGTGCAATGCCAGGTGGGAGTATTTCTTTTAATAAGGTATCCCATTGATCTCTATCTAAATCTTCAATGACATCGCCGTTTCTTTTTATAGAAAGCTGTTCTTCTATTTTTTTACCGTTTTTCTTCCATGACCTTAGTACCTGATATATGTTTCGAAAACCAAGATGAATATGTGAAAACTCTAGTTCAACTGATGCTTTATTTATTTCCTCGTTGGATATGGTGTTTCGATGAATCTTATCAAATAAATATTCTTCATAAGAACTTTTTGTAACTGTTGGACCCAGTGATGAGGGGCCGTACAAAGAAAGATTTATGGCTTCAAAAATCGTGGTCTTTCCTGCCCCATTTTTACCCCCAAATAGTATGACTGGACATAATTCGCCATTTTTTACTCGGGGCCTCAGATCATATTCCTGCCGATTGTAATACGGACCGAAGTTATAAAGAGTAATCTTGTTAAATATCATTTGTTATCCTGCTTTATGGATGAGATTATTTCTTCTACAGATCGCCATTCCTTTTCAAAAATCTTGTTAATCCGATTATGGATATTCGTTCTCTTACTCATACCTTGAAATTGTCGTTCAAGTTCTAAAAGTTCAGCAACCAATGTCGATGGAAAATTTTTTTTGCTACAAACATCCTCAAGAATTTCTTTCTCGAAAGAGGTGAAAGCACCAGCATCATCCTGTAACCAGTTTAAGTGTCTTCCCGTCACCTCATTATAAATTATTGGGAGTTGATCTTCCCAGTCATTCTGCTCGACTCTCCACAATCGCCTGATTTCATGCAATTCTTCATCAGAAATTAATTCGAAGTCAGGCATAGTTTTGTGGATCTCAATTTGGGTTTCCAGAAGCAAACGTAGAAGCTTTTGTGGTAATCCTTTTTCAAGTGTCGTTTGCCCCAAGGCTATTTCTTGACCTCCGTCTTTAAAATATACCTTGCCATTTCTTCTCCTATGATCCCTATATTTTGCTTTTTCGGCGGGGTCTTTAAGTTTTGCCAACTTATTTCTCAATTCGAGGAGTGGCTTCATCCATTCTCCACCTTTTGCTATTAAGGATTCCATTGATGTATCTCTGTCAACAACAGTACAAACCCAACAACCAAATCTTCGTCCACCTATTGTAGGTGTTTCATTATCCATTAGAAAGGGTCTGTCCTCCGCATTGGCGTCATTATATAAATCAAAGAGCTTTTTATTCGTGCTTTGATTGCCCCACGGAGAGGGCACCATGGCGAGATATTTCCACACATCTTCAGTAGTAAAATCGGCAACGGGGGTATAGACAAAAGCACCAGAAAAAAAAGAATGCCTTTTTAAGGGACTTTTTCTTATGGTGTAAGACTTAATAGACTGGGAGCGAGCAGAACTTTCTGCCTTTCTAAGGCCAAGGACTATGATCACTTCTCCATACTGTTGGATTTTTTCTGAGATAAATTTATTGATTGGCCTAACCTTTAGTCTATCAGTACACCACCTGTTTCGATGATAGGGAATTGGATAACCTCTTCCTATAAGGTTCACCCAGAAAGAATGTGTAATCTCTCGTTTCACTTTTTGTGTGTGGAAAGGCAGCCCGATCTTGATTGCCTTCTCTTGTAAAGATTTCAGAGAACTATTAACGTGGGACATTATGGCAGGCGACTCAACCAGTGTATCAGATGATATAATGTGAACAGGTTTGACTAAACGATTGTTTGGCAATTCTCTCAAAGCATTCCAAATCAATTGAAGACTCACTGTTGAATCTTTACCACCACTATATCCAATAACCCAAGGTCTTCTATCTGCGACATATACTTGCTGGATTTCATTGTGGATCTCTGGCAAATACCGCTTACCCAAAAGTA
This sequence is a window from Syntrophales bacterium. Protein-coding genes within it:
- the dndC gene encoding DNA phosphorothioation system sulfurtransferase DndC, giving the protein MNDETQDLFTTFDEKLLLGKRYLPEIHNEIQQVYVADRRPWVIGYSGGKDSTVSLQLIWNALRELPNNRLVKPVHIISSDTLVESPAIMSHVNSSLKSLQEKAIKIGLPFHTQKVKREITHSFWVNLIGRGYPIPYHRNRWCTDRLKVRPINKFISEKIQQYGEVIIVLGLRKAESSARSQSIKSYTIRKSPLKRHSFFSGAFVYTPVADFTTEDVWKYLAMVPSPWGNQSTNKKLFDLYNDANAEDRPFLMDNETPTIGGRRFGCWVCTVVDRDTSMESLIAKGGEWMKPLLELRNKLAKLKDPAEKAKYRDHRRRNGKVYFKDGGQEIALGQTTLEKGLPQKLLRLLLETQIEIHKTMPDFELISDEELHEIRRLWRVEQNDWEDQLPIIYNEVTGRHLNWLQDDAGAFTSFEKEILEDVCSKKNFPSTLVAELLELERQFQGMSKRTNIHNRINKIFEKEWRSVEEIISSIKQDNK